One window of Brevibacillus choshinensis genomic DNA carries:
- a CDS encoding DUF4926 domain-containing protein, whose translation MKFSLYDVVRLLKDFSEEGVFKGEVATVVEVYTNPMEGYELEFVGDGGITKALFAVRPGDIELAGESH comes from the coding sequence GTGAAATTTAGTTTATATGATGTGGTGAGATTGCTAAAAGATTTCTCCGAAGAAGGTGTATTTAAGGGAGAGGTTGCAACTGTTGTAGAAGTTTATACAAACCCAATGGAAGGTTACGAATTAGAGTTTGTGGGTGACGGTGGAATTACAAAGGCATTGTTTGCTGTAAGACCAGGCGACATTGAACTTGCGGGTGAGAGCCATTGA
- a CDS encoding UPF0489 family protein has product MEWFHNFDWKVVFPERQMYIMRQHNWAFAAWEIERLKGNLRQQSLLVHVDAHLDDTPDGVFVPGLLEAKSVEQIMAVAQGHDYASGQACPPDCMQIDNFIWASVARDTIGETIFVSHQDDEVLSLEMLRYDAIHKRNENCQNIITKLPAGCTYTHQRFRDVLSFLSDVDQKKWDTQQTKILDIDLDYFNLSEDVTPRLQPIEEIRASLHTLRNLCQWDVITIALSPEYCGGEEEAAFLLGAFMEAFEIDIACGQRW; this is encoded by the coding sequence GTGGAGTGGTTTCACAATTTTGATTGGAAAGTCGTTTTTCCAGAGCGGCAAATGTACATCATGCGGCAGCATAATTGGGCGTTTGCGGCATGGGAGATTGAACGGTTGAAAGGGAATCTGCGCCAGCAATCATTGCTTGTGCATGTAGACGCCCATTTGGATGATACACCGGACGGAGTGTTTGTCCCTGGCTTGTTAGAGGCAAAAAGTGTAGAGCAGATCATGGCGGTAGCACAAGGGCATGATTATGCGAGCGGACAGGCCTGTCCACCAGATTGCATGCAAATCGACAATTTTATATGGGCCAGTGTAGCACGAGATACGATCGGAGAAACCATATTTGTCTCTCATCAAGATGACGAGGTACTGTCGCTCGAGATGCTCCGTTATGATGCGATCCATAAACGAAACGAGAATTGTCAGAACATCATCACCAAACTGCCGGCAGGATGTACGTACACGCATCAGCGGTTTCGGGATGTGCTTTCATTTCTCAGCGATGTTGACCAGAAGAAATGGGACACGCAGCAGACCAAGATTCTAGATATTGATCTCGATTATTTCAACCTGTCTGAGGATGTGACGCCCAGGCTGCAACCGATCGAGGAGATTCGTGCTTCCTTGCATACGCTACGGAACCTTTGCCAGTGGGATGTGATTACCATTGCCCTTTCTCCGGAGTATTGCGGCGGAGAAGAGGAGGCTGCATTTTTACTTGGTGCTTTTATGGAGGCGTTCGAGATAGACATCGCCTGTGGGCAGAGATGGTAG
- a CDS encoding fumarylacetoacetate hydrolase family protein, with amino-acid sequence MLVLQKTQTIVRYQNNNGEIYYGIVDGDEILQLSNDFTEIVSNELKFDGVIVAFGNVKILEPVVPTKVVNFGWTYAGHAKETGGQANLKEPFLLLKPPSSLIPDGADIILPSSELTKQVEMEGEVALIIGKRGKNIKEEDALDYVFGCTIFNDVTARDLTKTDPQFTRGKGFDTFGPIGPWIVTGIDPSNLRIVTTLNGKVVQDGNTNQMSLSIPFLISWISQVMTLEPGDVLATGSPSGSCPMKSGDVVTVEVKNIGKLCNYVK; translated from the coding sequence ATGCTGGTACTACAAAAAACACAAACGATAGTTCGTTATCAGAATAATAACGGTGAAATATACTATGGAATTGTTGATGGTGACGAAATTTTACAATTGTCTAATGATTTTACTGAAATTGTAAGCAATGAACTGAAATTTGATGGCGTAATAGTTGCTTTTGGCAATGTGAAAATTTTAGAGCCTGTTGTACCCACAAAAGTAGTTAACTTCGGCTGGACATACGCTGGACATGCAAAAGAGACTGGGGGACAAGCCAATCTCAAGGAACCGTTTTTGCTCTTAAAACCACCTTCTTCTTTGATTCCAGATGGGGCGGATATCATTCTTCCTTCAAGTGAATTAACCAAGCAGGTGGAAATGGAGGGGGAAGTAGCACTCATTATTGGGAAACGGGGTAAAAATATAAAAGAAGAGGACGCATTAGATTATGTTTTTGGTTGTACTATATTTAATGATGTGACTGCTAGAGATCTTACAAAAACCGATCCCCAGTTCACACGCGGTAAAGGTTTTGATACATTTGGTCCAATTGGTCCGTGGATTGTGACCGGTATAGATCCATCGAATTTACGAATTGTTACAACTTTGAACGGTAAAGTTGTACAAGATGGTAATACGAATCAGATGTCACTTTCAATTCCTTTTCTTATTAGTTGGATTTCGCAGGTTATGACACTGGAGCCAGGTGATGTTTTGGCTACTGGTTCACCTTCTGGTAGTTGTCCAATGAAGTCAGGAGATGTTGTGACCGTGGAAGTAAAGAATATCGGGAAACTATGCAATTATGTAAAATAG
- the rpiA gene encoding ribose-5-phosphate isomerase RpiA, with protein sequence MNLKKLAGEKAVEYIRDGMTIGLGTGSTVYWTIRKLGELVKQREIQIRAIPTSQQTSYLASELGIPLETFAQSTELDLTIDGADEFNSSLDLIKGGGGALVREKLVAAASNRLIIVADESKAVEEIGKFPLPIEVVPFAWEVTAKRIEGLNCVPTLRRVNGCPYVSDNGNYILDCSFGYIENPAKLDRTIKLLPGVVDTGLFISMADTVIIGTSNGLKVLSKKN encoded by the coding sequence ATGAATTTAAAAAAATTAGCAGGCGAGAAAGCAGTGGAATATATTAGAGATGGAATGACAATTGGGCTAGGTACCGGATCTACCGTTTATTGGACAATACGTAAATTGGGTGAATTAGTAAAACAGAGGGAAATACAAATTCGTGCCATCCCTACTTCCCAACAAACAAGTTATTTAGCTAGTGAATTAGGTATTCCACTAGAAACTTTTGCACAATCAACAGAATTAGATTTGACAATTGATGGTGCTGATGAGTTTAATTCATCATTGGATCTGATTAAAGGGGGAGGGGGAGCACTCGTACGCGAGAAGTTAGTCGCAGCTGCTTCTAATCGTCTAATTATAGTGGCAGATGAATCTAAGGCTGTCGAGGAAATCGGAAAATTCCCACTACCTATTGAAGTCGTTCCCTTTGCATGGGAAGTTACAGCCAAACGGATTGAGGGGTTAAACTGCGTCCCAACATTACGTAGGGTGAATGGTTGCCCATACGTTTCTGACAATGGTAACTATATTTTGGACTGTTCTTTTGGATATATTGAAAATCCAGCTAAACTTGATCGAACAATTAAACTTTTACCCGGTGTTGTTGATACAGGTCTTTTTATATCCATGGCCGACACTGTGATCATTGGAACCTCAAATGGGCTAAAAGTATTGTCTAAGAAAAATTGA